CCATATCTATGGAAACAATTTGCCCTCAAAACTTCCAGTCTCAATTTGTATTTCTCTCATCTAGTCTTTATCTGGAGAAGGctatgggaccccactccagtactcttgcctggaaaatcccatggatggaggagcctggaaggctgcagtccatggggtcgctgagggtcggacatgactgagcaacttcactttcacttttcactttcatgcattggagaaggaaatggcaacccactccagtgttcttgcctggagaatcccagggacgggggagcctggtgggctgctgtctatggggtcgcacagagtcgcacacgactgaagtgacttagcagtcttTATCTATCTctctattatctatctatccacCTGTTAAAACACCTAATGAAAACTAGTTTATCTGAAGTTTTATCACCATGCTTTGTCTCtggagaaaatataaagatgaacACATATGTTTTATGTCCAGAGCCAGAATtttagaggaagaaagaaatgtgatCAACCAATAGAATACTAATGTAATAAAAAGCATATGTAAAGCACTGTTGAAAGACAGTCTGTAGATCGAGCCCCTTTATTGAAGAGAGATTCCAGGATGGTTATCACAGAAAAGGAATTCACTTTTAATATCTTTGCTTATCAAATTGAAAAGAAATTGTCACTAGTCTTCCTGATTCTTTGTGTTTTATTCTCAATCAACTATAATATAACAATACTAAATATTATAGCAGAAAAAgcaattaatgtttttttttcctttggtgtaACAAGTAATTTTATCTGTAACTATCTAGAGTAGATTGAAGGATGGGAAGAAAATAACCAGCAATCCCTCATATATCTTTATAAaacaactggaattctgtcactggGGCAGAAAGCCTACACTAGTGAAAAATAAGAGTAAGAATATTATGATTGGCTATATCTCCACAATGGTTAGGCTaggtatatcattccttttttttttcttgataactaAATGTcccaagtaaaaaattaaaatgagcaaTGACATTAGAGCTTATTGAAAGTGTCTTAAATAGAATTGCAGAGCTTATTGAAAGAGTCCTAAATAGAATTGCAATGCTTGTCTTAAATATCAGTTACAGATTCTGCCTCCCTTATGacatcatctgtgtgtgtgtgtgtgtgtgtgtttgcagctATTATTCTATGGGCTTTATCACTCAGCGAGCTACCTGATATTCCAGTTTATGATAGCACCTCATCCTGTCTGTCTCTGATTGTCTCTCTTTAAGCTCTTAGTCCCTACTTCCATTCCATTAATGCTTTTTAcagtcattcatttcattttgctGAGGACCTCTCACAtttttttatacaaatattttgtcTAGCCTTACCCACTATCcctagattgctgctgctgctgctgctaagtcgcttcagtcatgtccgactctgtgtgaccccataggcagcagcccaccaggctctgctgtccttgggattctgcaggcaagaacactggagtgggttgccatttccttctccaatgcatgaaagtgaaaagtgaaagtgaggtcgctcagtcgtgtccgactctttgcgaccccatggactgcagcctaccaggctcctccatccatgggattttccaggcaagagtactggagtggggtgtcattgccttctccaatccctAGATTAGTATGCTTCAAATCATGTATTCTAGAATATGATTTGAAATTTTTCACAGGATTCTTTAGGACAATCTACTCACAGTGAGTTGGTTACAAGTTACATGGTAGAGACCTGTGGGAAGGAGTCGAAAGAAGTACTAAAGTGTAAGCTTGGAGAAAAGGAAGACAGCATCTTGTTTTTTCAGTAGACCATGAACAGGattcagagaaacagaattagAGCATAAGATGATGTGGAGTAGAGGAGAGAGGAATTAAGGAAGCTACtccattaaaggaaaagaaataaagaagctcTGATACCTAAAGGACATTTCTAATAGAGTCCACTAGGAGAGAATGGCTAATAACTCAGGTACAAGGGTATTTCTGGATATAAAATCCAAGTCCATCTTCCAGCAAGAACATTATGAAGTATGCTTTCACAGGTGCCCTTAAGAAGTGCCCTTAAGCACTTCTCCATTATTTCTATAACAACTCATATAGCTTGGAGACTTTTTTTCTTGAGTGCACcacacagcatgcgggatcttagctccccaaccaggaatggaacccattgTTCCTGCAGCAGAAGCTCAttagtcttaactgctggaccaccagagaagtcccagcttGGAGATTTAATACTAAGACCCAACAGTTGTAATCATAGTTGTTGTTTTgttggtgtgtgtgcatgtgtgtgacatGTCTAAAAGTATTTCCTACTTCAAGTCAAGGCTGGTCTGGGCAGTAGGGTGGGATGAACCTAGAGAAATATGAACCTAGAGATATTGATGGTTTTAATTGGGAGAtggtagagaaagaaaaacagggtCAAGtctgataagaaaaaaatttaagatactGGAGAATTATGTGATAGGTATCATAATTAAATTGGAGGTTTTGAATACAGAGACATGTGTAATTTGGGCAGTTTATAGAAGAGTTAGTGCTTGAAAAAGGATCAATATGACAAATAATATTATTGTTATCTCTTTTTTCAGGGCATGTCCTCAACCCACCATGATGATTTTCAATAACACCACATCCTCCCCTTCAACCTTCCTCCTCACTGCATTCCCTGGGCTGGAACTCGCTCATGTCTGGATCTCCATCCCTGTCTGCTGTCTCTACATCATTGCTCTCTTGGGAAATACTATGATCCTGTTTGTCATCTTTGTTAAGCAGCATCTCCACAAGCCCATGTACTATTTCCTCTCTATGCTGTCAGCTGCTGATTTGTGTCTGACCATCACGACCCTCCCCACTGTGCTTGGGGTTCTCTGGTTTCATGCCCGGGAAATCAGCTTTAAAGCTTGCctcattcaaatgttctttgtACATGCTTTCTCCTTCCTGGAGTCCTCAGTGCTGGCAATTATGGCTTTTGACCGCTTCATGGCTATCTGTAACCCACTGAAATATGCCACTGTCCTCAAAGACATGATTATCATGGTGATCGGACTATTCATTTGCGTATGACAACTAATTTTCATCTTTCCCATGCTTCTAGCCTTGAAGAGTGTATCTTTCCAGGAAAGAAAGGAGCTTTCCCATCCATTTTGTTACCACCCAGATATAATCAGAGATACACATTCCAACCCCTGGATCAACAGCTTTTGGGGCTTGTTTCTTCAGCTCTACATGACTGGTACTGACTTAATGTTCATTCTTGTCTCCTATGTCCTGATAATCCGTGCTGTCCTGAGCATCGTGGCCCCCAAGAAGCAAAAAAAGGCTCTCAACACTTGTGTGTGTCACATCTGTGCTGTCACTATTTTCTATGTGCCAATGATCAGCCTGTCCTTTACACACCGCCTCCTTAGCTCTACTCCGAGGGTGATCTGTAGTATTTTGGCCAATGTGTATTTGCTCTTACCACCTGTAGTGAACCCTATCATTTACAGCTTGAAGACCAGGACGATCCGCCAGGCTATGCTCCAGCTATTTCAAACTAAAGGTTCATGGAGCCATAATGTGAG
This sequence is a window from Bubalus kerabau isolate K-KA32 ecotype Philippines breed swamp buffalo chromosome 15, PCC_UOA_SB_1v2, whole genome shotgun sequence. Protein-coding genes within it:
- the LOC129629086 gene encoding LOW QUALITY PROTEIN: olfactory receptor 51T1-like (The sequence of the model RefSeq protein was modified relative to this genomic sequence to represent the inferred CDS: substituted 1 base at 1 genomic stop codon); amino-acid sequence: MMIFNNTTSSPSTFLLTAFPGLELAHVWISIPVCCLYIIALLGNTMILFVIFVKQHLHKPMYYFLSMLSAADLCLTITTLPTVLGVLWFHAREISFKACLIQMFFVHAFSFLESSVLAIMAFDRFMAICNPLKYATVLKDMIIMVIGLFICVXQLIFIFPMLLALKSVSFQERKELSHPFCYHPDIIRDTHSNPWINSFWGLFLQLYMTGTDLMFILVSYVLIIRAVLSIVAPKKQKKALNTCVCHICAVTIFYVPMISLSFTHRLLSSTPRVICSILANVYLLLPPVVNPIIYSLKTRTIRQAMLQLFQTKGSWSHNVRGLRGSWD